GCGCACGGCCTCTTCATCCAACGGCCCCTCGGACGTATTCAGCCCCTGAGCCTTGGCCAATCGCAGAAATTGGGAGGCCCCACGCTCAGCCTCGCGGGCGGCCCCGGCGTGGATGGCCCATTGGCGACAAAAGCCCATGTTGTAGTTCTGCTTACGGGCCATCCCCCAGGCACGCAACAGGTGGAAAAAGTCGGAAGCAGTATCGCCCAGGAGATCTTCGCGCTCCTCGCGGCGGCGCTTGTTATCAATGGGCAGCAGGAGATTGCGGCCCTGCGCGAGCGCGGCGATGACCGCTACGTGCCAGACACAACCCAGCTCACCCGCTGCCAGAAAGAGCCGCGCGTAGCGCGGATGGGCCGGGAAGGACGCCATGCGCTGCCCCATCTCCGTCAGCCGCCCCTGATGGTCAAGGGCACCCAGGTCGCCCAGCAGCGTGACGGCGCGTGAAAGAGATTTTTCATCCGGCACATCAAACCACGGGAATGCCTCCAGATCAGCGAAGCCCGCAATCTTCAGGGTGAGCACGGTCTCCGCCAAATCAACACGGCGGACCTCCGGCAGCTCACGCGGCGGGCGGTGCTCGTGGTCCTTCTGCGTCCACAGCCGTAGGCACACCCCCGGCGCGGTACGCCCGGCGCGCCCGGCGCGCTGCTCGGCGGAAGCCTGGCTGATCTTTTCGATCAAAAGCGTATTGATGCCACGATGCGCATCAAAGCGCGCCACGCGGGCCAGCCCGGCGTCGATCACGCCACGGATACCGTCAATGGTGAGTGAGGTTTCGGCCACATTGGTAGCGACCACGATCTTGCGCCGATCATAGCGGGCCACGGCCGCATCCTGCTCGGCAGGCGGCAGCTCGCCATAAAGCGGCAGCACGATAAAGTCACGCAGGGCACGCGTAGCCTGAAGCTCCTCCACCGTGCGCCGGATTTCGTAGGCCCCCGGCATGAAGATCAAGAAGTCGCCCTCGGGCAGCTCCTCGGCCAGGCGGGAAGCCTGGCGGGCAGCCTGCTCCCAGACGGCAGCCTCTCCCCCGCCCCCGGCGTATTTGACCTCGATGGGGAACATCCGCCCCTCGGCCTTGAGGATCGGGCAGTCACCCAGGTAGGCTGAGAGCTGCTGCGTCTCCAGCGTGGCGGACATCACGACCATGAGCAGGTCCGGACGGGACTCCTGCAAGCGCCGCACCAGCGCAATCCCCAAATCCCCGTGCAGGTGGCGCTCGTGAAATTCGTCAAAAACAATCGCGCCCACGCCCTTCAGGTCTGGGTCGGCGAGCATCATGCGCAGCAGAATGCCCTCGGTCACGAACTTGATCCGCGTATCCGCGCCAAACACCCGGTCGAAGCGAATGTGGAAGCCCACCTCACCTCCGAGCGGTACGCCGCGCTCCTCAGCCACCCGTCGGGCAAGCATCCGCGCGGCCAGACGCCGGGGCTGCATGACGATGACTTCCTTTCCGGCGGGGACCAGCCCCTCATCGACCAGCATCTGCGGCACCTGCGTGGATTTACCCGAGCCAGTGGGCGCGCTGAGCACCGCCCGGTTGCCGGTGCGCAGTGTCTGGGCCAGGTCAGCCCGTAGAGCCTCGATCGGTAAATGTGTCGCCGCCATAAAACACCCAGCGCAAACCACCGCCGCCCCCGCGACAAGCCTGGATGTGTGTGGGCTAAATGTTTTTCTGGGCTTATACCGCCCTGACCCGTAGCAGCCAGAGGCTGCACTTTCGATGCTGCGCATCGTGTCAGCGATTGGTGAAAACAGCTTAGCTGTTTTCACCAATCGCTGAGCAACGCATAAAACGAGCGCACCATTTAGTACGTGGGTCCGTTGATGATAGAAACGCCTCCTTGGCATTTTTCTCCTGAAAATGCCGAGGTAATTCAATGGATCACGG
This genomic interval from Ruficoccus sp. ZRK36 contains the following:
- the hrpB gene encoding ATP-dependent helicase HrpB, translated to MAATHLPIEALRADLAQTLRTGNRAVLSAPTGSGKSTQVPQMLVDEGLVPAGKEVIVMQPRRLAARMLARRVAEERGVPLGGEVGFHIRFDRVFGADTRIKFVTEGILLRMMLADPDLKGVGAIVFDEFHERHLHGDLGIALVRRLQESRPDLLMVVMSATLETQQLSAYLGDCPILKAEGRMFPIEVKYAGGGGEAAVWEQAARQASRLAEELPEGDFLIFMPGAYEIRRTVEELQATRALRDFIVLPLYGELPPAEQDAAVARYDRRKIVVATNVAETSLTIDGIRGVIDAGLARVARFDAHRGINTLLIEKISQASAEQRAGRAGRTAPGVCLRLWTQKDHEHRPPRELPEVRRVDLAETVLTLKIAGFADLEAFPWFDVPDEKSLSRAVTLLGDLGALDHQGRLTEMGQRMASFPAHPRYARLFLAAGELGCVWHVAVIAALAQGRNLLLPIDNKRRREEREDLLGDTASDFFHLLRAWGMARKQNYNMGFCRQWAIHAGAAREAERGASQFLRLAKAQGLNTSEGPLDEEAVRRCLLLAFSDQLAMRLDRGTLRCGLVHGRRGELRRHSALRDAQLFVAAEIDEIEARGDVTVFLSLATEVEQEWLREYFPDDFEQIADTFYDPDFKRVESRRQTTFRGLVLESREGGDPDPDTAARLLSAEIHAGRLPLKSWDTGIDRWIARVNFAAEHCPELEIEPLDDEGRLMILEQICHGAASAKELRDVQVKPYVYDWLTHEQRAAMESLVPETIELPRRRRAVTLRYEDGRAIVSSKLQDFYDVPHKELTICGGRYPLVVELLAPNGRPAQLTTDLDAFWTTSYEGVKKELRGRYPKHEWR